One segment of Anser cygnoides isolate HZ-2024a breed goose chromosome 5, Taihu_goose_T2T_genome, whole genome shotgun sequence DNA contains the following:
- the LRRC10B gene encoding leucine-rich repeat-containing protein 10B, which yields MGSGGSARPASAEGPGGAEQRLEVRGGRLPAALWAQRGLIKLYLSGAGLRELPAELAALRHLRTLALDGNELLEVPEALCRLPRLAHLYLGRNGLRGLPPAFARLQSLRCLWLEGNAVARFPRALLRLPGLRSLQLGDNRLARLPAALPRMAGLRGLWLYGNRFEEFPPALLRMGQLRVLDLDRNRIARFPDLAGLAGLRLLSYDHNPVRQPPRVADAVRLVGDGAQEFMEAREERLQGLRRQDEKEEEEEEGAEASPAAPRDGSPLLGDAEGGVAALPGSPGET from the coding sequence ATGGGCAGCGGCGGCTCGGCGCGGCCGGCGTCGGCCGAGGGCCCCGGGGGCGCGGAGCAGCGTCTGGAGGTGCGCGGCGGGCGGCTGCCGGCGGCGCTGTGGGCGCAGCGCGGGCTCATCAAGCTGTACCTgagcggcgcggggctgcgggagctgccGGCCGAGCTGGCGGCGCTGCGGCACCTCCGCACGCTGGCCCTGGACGGCAACGAGCTGCTGGAGGTGCCCGAGGCGCTGTGCCGCCTGCCGCGCCTGGCGCACCTCTACCTGGGCCGCAacgggctgcgggggctgccgcCCGCCTTCGCCCGCCTGCAGAGCCTGCGCTgcctctggctggagggcaacGCCGTGGCGCGCTTCCCCCGCGCCCTGCTGCGCCTGCCCGGCCTGcgcagcctgcagctgggcgACAACCGCCTGGCGCGCCTgcccgccgcgctgccccgcATGGCCGGCCTGCGCGGGCTCTGGCTCTACGGCAACCGCTTCGAGGAGTtccccccggccctgctgcgCATGGGCCAGCTCCGCGTCCTCGACCTGGACCGCAACCGCATCGCCCGCTTCCCCGACCTGGCCGGCCTGGCCGGCCTGCGCCTGCTCTCCTACGACCACAACCCCGTGCGGCAGCCGCCCCGCGTGGCCGACGCCGTGCGGCTGGTGGGCGACGGGGCGCAGGAGTTCATGGAGGCGCGGGAGGAGCGCCTGCAGGGCCTCCGGCGCCAGGacgagaaggaggaggaggaggaggaaggcgctGAGGCCTCCCCGGCGGCCCCCAGGGACGGCTCCCCGCTGCTGGGGGACGCGGAGGGCGGTGTCGCGGCCCTGCCGGGCTCCCCGGGCGAGACGTGA
- the SAXO4 gene encoding stabilizer of axonemal microtubules 4 isoform X1 — protein sequence MLSTRPVVCPRAKLQSLPWGSPAVGPGTVCAKDVQGTAGTSWTSTPRPTRWLTVTLVSVPTSATDVGAGFVSNTRSDAAGFIRPRSAAGGRFWDTATSTTAERFQPLLLPDGRSLLPQHVHQPGSGYGRQQPLPHLRAGAVSPPPASGEHGADPAQTDVLQRMTVGAKEETGFARATPTSGTILPPALGQPVSPQPPGAPLPPPTPDTFFSPAAWGQHHHDGLPAPCPPHGKRDGAVR from the exons atgcTGTCCACCCGTCCGGTTGTCTGTCCCCGCGCTAAGCtgcagtccctgccctggggctcACCTGCCGTGGGGCCGGGCACCGTCTGTGCAAAGGACGtgcaggggacagcagggacctCATGGACTTCTACGCCACGACCTACGCGGTGGCTTACG GTCACCCTGGTTTCTGTCCCTACCTCGGCCACCGACGTGGGCGCTGGCTTCGTCTCCAACACCCGCTCCGATGCCGCCGGCTTCATCCGCCCGCGCAGCGCCGCAGGGGG CCGCTTCTGGGACACCGCCACGTCCACCACCGCCGAGCGCTTccagcccctcctgctccccgaCGGCCGGAGCCTGCTGCCGCAGCACGTCCACCAGCCGGGCAGCGGCTACGGCCGCCAGCAGCCCCTTCCTCACCTCCGTGCTGGGGCGGTGAGCCCCCCGCCCGCCTCCGGGGAGCACGGTGCCGATCCTGCCCAGACTG ACGTCCTGCAGAGGATGACCGTCGGCGCCAAGGAGGAGACGGGCTTCGCCAGGGCCACCCCGACGAGCGGCACCATCCTGCCACCTGCGCTGGGCCAGCCCgtgagcccccagccccccggagcccctcttccccctccGACACCCGACAcgtttttttctcctgcagcttGGGGCCAGCACCACCACGACGGCCTacctgccccctgcccaccgCACGGTAAGCGGGACGGGGCGGTGAGGTGA
- the SAXO4 gene encoding stabilizer of axonemal microtubules 4 isoform X2 produces MLSTRPVVCPRAKLQSLPWGSPAVGPGTVCAKDVQGTAGTSWTSTPRPTRWLTVTLVSVPTSATDVGAGFVSNTRSDAAGFIRPRSAAGGRFWDTATSTTAERFQPLLLPDGRSLLPQHVHQPGSGYGRQQPLPHLRAGAVSPPPASGEHGADPAQTDVLQRMTVGAKEETGFARATPTSGTILPPALGQPLGASTTTTAYLPPAHRTVSGTGR; encoded by the exons atgcTGTCCACCCGTCCGGTTGTCTGTCCCCGCGCTAAGCtgcagtccctgccctggggctcACCTGCCGTGGGGCCGGGCACCGTCTGTGCAAAGGACGtgcaggggacagcagggacctCATGGACTTCTACGCCACGACCTACGCGGTGGCTTACG GTCACCCTGGTTTCTGTCCCTACCTCGGCCACCGACGTGGGCGCTGGCTTCGTCTCCAACACCCGCTCCGATGCCGCCGGCTTCATCCGCCCGCGCAGCGCCGCAGGGGG CCGCTTCTGGGACACCGCCACGTCCACCACCGCCGAGCGCTTccagcccctcctgctccccgaCGGCCGGAGCCTGCTGCCGCAGCACGTCCACCAGCCGGGCAGCGGCTACGGCCGCCAGCAGCCCCTTCCTCACCTCCGTGCTGGGGCGGTGAGCCCCCCGCCCGCCTCCGGGGAGCACGGTGCCGATCCTGCCCAGACTG ACGTCCTGCAGAGGATGACCGTCGGCGCCAAGGAGGAGACGGGCTTCGCCAGGGCCACCCCGACGAGCGGCACCATCCTGCCACCTGCGCTGGGCCAGCCC cttGGGGCCAGCACCACCACGACGGCCTacctgccccctgcccaccgCACGGTAAGCGGGACGGGGCGGTGA
- the SDHAF2 gene encoding succinate dehydrogenase assembly factor 2, mitochondrial, translating to MAAGRLCSLPRWALRRPVPPCAQRGYRGDSPSDSGKDVLEIPLPPWQERPDEPLPTKRARLLYESRKRGMLENCILLSLFAKENLNRMSERQLNLYDRLINEPSNDWDIYYWATEAKPTPAVFENEVMAMLREFAKNKKREQRLRQPDLEYLFEPPR from the exons ATGGCGGCGGGCAGG CTCTGCTCGCTGCCCCGATGGGCCCTGCGCCGGCCCGTGCCGCCGTGCGCCCAGCGCGGGTACCGCGGGGACTCGCCGAGCGACTCGGGGAAGGACGTGCTGGagatccccctgcccccctggCAGGAGCGCCCCGACGAGCCGCTGCCCACCAAGAGGGCCCGGCTGCTGTACGAGAGCAGGAAGAGGGGCATGCTGGAGAACTGCATCCTGCTCAG CCTCTTTGCGAAGGAGAACCTGAACCGCATGAGTGAACGGCAGCTGAACCTCTACGACCGGCTCATCAACGAGCCCAGCAACGACTGGGACATTTATTACTGGGCCACAG AAGCGAAGCCTACGCCAGCCGTGTTTGAGAACGAGGTGATGGCCATGCTGAGGGAGTTTGCCAAGAACAAGAagagggagcagaggctgcGGCAGCCGGACCTGGAGTACCTCTTCGAGCCTCCACGCTGA